The Amaranthus tricolor cultivar Red isolate AtriRed21 chromosome 6, ASM2621246v1, whole genome shotgun sequence genome has a segment encoding these proteins:
- the LOC130815156 gene encoding peroxisome biogenesis protein 3-2-like, with translation MFSFRSLWSRHKKKVFVTLGIAGSGYFLYKLYDAHKRRLDEVAVELAAEREHDERIKAQMQYHFETIQRIADTTTLPRAMHYLSNRINEELNLSVLTEILKQGKDVMTLPEKLELWDKLKVLSFTKMVLSLWSVTMISLFVRVQVNILGRHLYIDIARSQESSPLIEEATFTDQDDEQNFLAKADYLASHGLPALIFNMQAAAAEILKNKQLKDVFNSSILHETVVQILYTFMSMGRPHHWIEYLMAEDAKLPSLTPSMSSNNLILADGSKFDQLMKEAHSVLSSDEFTHVVEVSLKTVVNAIVNDIFVEQSGSGTPSSSIALVKLVPRIAQTSQVILDEPTTNQFVQTIKSIQDVELFFTILYANASTV, from the exons ATGTTTTCCTTCAG GAGTCTTTGGAGTAGGCATAAGAAGAAGGTTTTTGTTACATTGGGAATTGCTGGAAGTGGGTATTTTTTATACAAGCTATATGATGCTCATAAGCGACGCCTTGATGAAGTGGCCGTGGAACTGGCTGCTGAACGGGAACATGATGAAAGGATTAAGGCTca AATGCAATATCATTTTGAGACCATTCAAAGAATAGCTGACACAACGACGTTGCCTCGTGCTATGCATTACTTAAGCAATCGGATAAATGAGGAGTTAAATTTGTCAGTATTGACTGAGATACTGAAACAAGGAAAGGATGTTATGACTCTTCCGGAGAAATTGGAATTATGGGATAAACTCAAAGTACTGA GTTTTACCAAAATGGTTTTATCACTTTGGTCGGTTACTATGATTAGCTTATTTGTTAGAGTACAAGTGAACATATTGGGACGACATCTGTACATTGATATTGCAAGATCTCAGGAAAGCTCTCCCTTGATT GAAGAAGCTACTTTCACTGATCAGGATGATGAACAAAACTTTTTGGCAAAGGCTGATTATCTGGCTAGCCACGGCTTGCCTGCTTTAATTTTCAATATGCAGGCTGCTGCAGCAGAAATTTTGAAAAA CAAGCAACTGAAAGATGTTTTCAACTCGTCAATTCTTCATGAAACTGTTGTTCAAATACTCTACACATTTATGAGCATGGGGAGGCCTCATCATTGGATCGAATACCTGATGGCTGAGGATGCTAAATTACCCAGCCTAACACCTTCCATGAGCAGTAATAATTTAATTCTTGCAGATGGGTCCAAATTTGATCAACTCATGAAAGAGGCACACTCAGTTTTATCAAG TGACGAGTTTACACACGTGGTAGAAGTGTCTTTGAAAACAGTGGTGAATGCAATAGTAAACGACATTTTTGTTGAACAATCCGGATCAGGGACACCGTCATCAAGCATAGCATTAGTGAAACTAGTACCACGAATTGCACAAACGAGCCAGGTAATACTCGATGAACCTACTACTAATCAGTTTGTTCAAACGATAAAATCTATACAGGATGTCGAGTTGTTTTTCACCATCCTCTACGCAAACGCTTCTACTGTGTAA
- the LOC130815309 gene encoding protein kinase PINOID-like: MVEQLIANKYSSELDAESTSTSSYSITCSSSDRDLLHSPENFSLLKPHRSSDSAFEAIVAASNISGDNRRLTISDFKIIRQIGAGDISTVYLCRLRCDESCDYAMKVVDREALAVKKKTQRAEMEKKILKLLDHPFLPTSYAQFDACQFSCIVMEYCSNGDLHSLRHKLPFNRFSLSSARFYAAEVLVALEYLHMLGIIYRDLKPENVLVRSDGHIMLSDFDLSFFSHSIPALYSPHLSSLIPHHLINHTNNNNHHNKINNNNNNNNNNTPLFSCLPYKCLFRSKKIQSLTASASASASAGSRLFVAEPISARSCSFVGTHEYISPEVASGNSHGNAVDWWAFGIFIYELIYGRTPFAAASNIATLRNILIKPLTFPTHTPSSTCESHARDLISMLLKKDPFSRLGSSRGAADVKTHPFFKGLNFALVRSLTPPTMSFKDISRKESTVFDEF, from the exons ATGGTAGAACAGTTAATTGCTAACAAATATTCATCAGAACTAGACGCAGAATCAACCAGTACCAGTTCATACTCAATAACTTGTAGTAGCAGCGATCGCGACCTTCTTCATTCTCCCGAAAATTTCTCCCTTTTAAAACCACACCGATCTTCCGACTCCGCCTTCGAAGCCATTGTCGCCGCCTCTAACATCTCCGGAGACAACCGTCGATTAACCATTTCGGATTTCAAGATCATTCGTCAGATCGGTGCTGGTGATATAAGCACTGTCTATCTGTGTCGGCTTAGATGCGATGAGTCTTGCGACTATGCCATGAAAGTGGTGGATCGAGAAGCATTGGCTGTTAAGAAAAAGACTCAGCGTGCGGAGATGGAGAAGAAGATACTTAAATTGCTTGATCATCCTTTTTTGCCTACTTCGTATGCTCAGTTTGATGCTTGTCAGTTTTCTTGTATTGTTATGGAGTATTGTTCTAATGGTGACTTGCACTCCCTCCGTCATAAACTCCCTTTCAACcgattttctctctcctcagcCAG GTTTTACGCAGCTGAAGTACTTGTGGCATTGGAATATCTTCACATGTTGGGTATCATCTACAGAGACTTAAAACCCGAGAACGTCTTGGTTAGATCCGACGGTCATATCATGCTCTCTGATTTTGACCTCTCCTTTTTTTCTCATTCAATCCCAGCCCTTTATTCTCCTCATCTTTCTTCCCTTATTCCCCACCATCTCATCAATCATACTAATAACAACAACCAtcataacaaaattaataataataataataataataataataatactccattATTTTCCTGCCTTCCTTACAAATGCCTTTTCCGTTCCAAAAAAATACAATCCCTCACAGCTTCAGCTTCGGCTTCGGCTTCGGCTGGAAGCCGGCTATTCGTAGCCGAGCCGATTAGCGCTAGATCATGTTCATTTGTTGGGACCCACGAATATATTTCCCCTGAAGTAGCATCAGGTAACTCCCATGGGAACGCCGTTGATTGGTGGGCATTTGGGATATTCATCTACGAGTTGATTTATGGACGGACACCATTTGCGGCTGCATCAAACATAGCTACACTACGGAACATCTTAATAAAACCCTTGACCTTTCCAACTCATACACCTTCATCCACGTGTGAGTCACACGCTCGGGATCTGATTTCTATGTTACTAAAAAAAGACCCGTTTAGTCGACTTGGGTCAAGTCGTGGAGCTGCTGATGTAAAGACCCACCCATTTTTTAAAGGGTTGAATTTCGCGCTAGTCAGGTCACTTACGCCTCCTACTATGTCGTTTAAGGATATATCAAGAAAGGAATCAACGGTGTTTGATGAGTTCTGA